The proteins below come from a single Zhouia spongiae genomic window:
- a CDS encoding glycosyltransferase family 2 protein, producing MKLSVVMPVYNGSEYLKEAMDSILNQSFSDFEFIIINDGSTDNTLQIIESYNDDRIFVIDQENKGLAVSLNIGLQYAKGKYIARMDADDIAHPDRFKQQLNFLKNNTDVKLLGTAVTVIDRFGNQVCTDIPYTGNKFLKKYMNNVGNPFKHPTVVFDRKLAISLGGYNECIGKYFEDYFLWSQIARKGKVEIMEERLLQYRITPGSIMSSIKSNTFSKFMVQVVQRGFFTNDDAREMRKIKTLDDQELNINNKVNIYNRRISQTKNRRIVKIYKFISSILNEKIALKFLILMMKFKINLTYINKGQ from the coding sequence ATGAAGTTAAGTGTTGTAATGCCAGTGTATAATGGTTCAGAATATTTGAAGGAGGCTATGGATAGTATTCTTAATCAGAGTTTTTCAGACTTCGAATTTATTATAATAAATGATGGTTCTACAGACAATACCTTGCAAATAATAGAATCATATAATGATGATAGAATATTTGTAATAGATCAGGAAAACAAAGGGTTGGCAGTTTCTTTAAATATAGGTCTTCAATATGCTAAGGGGAAATACATAGCAAGGATGGACGCAGATGATATAGCTCATCCAGATCGTTTTAAGCAGCAGCTAAATTTTTTAAAAAATAATACAGATGTAAAATTATTAGGAACAGCGGTAACTGTAATTGATAGGTTTGGAAATCAGGTTTGTACAGACATACCATATACCGGAAATAAGTTTTTAAAAAAATATATGAATAATGTAGGAAATCCATTTAAACATCCTACAGTAGTGTTCGATAGGAAGTTAGCAATAAGTTTGGGAGGGTATAATGAATGTATTGGTAAATATTTTGAAGATTATTTTTTATGGAGCCAAATAGCCCGGAAGGGAAAAGTTGAAATAATGGAAGAAAGGTTATTGCAATATAGGATTACACCTGGCTCAATAATGAGTTCGATAAAAAGTAATACTTTTTCAAAATTTATGGTTCAAGTTGTGCAACGAGGATTTTTCACGAATGATGATGCAAGAGAAATGAGAAAAATTAAAACCTTAGATGATCAAGAATTAAATATTAATAATAAGGTAAATATTTACAATCGGAGAATTAGTCAAACCAAAAACAGACGCATCGTTAAAATATATAAATTCATTTCCTCAATATTAAATGAAAAAATAGCTTTGAAATTTTTAATATTGATGATGAAATTTAAAATTAATTTAACATATATCAATAAAGGGCAATAG
- a CDS encoding glycosyltransferase has translation MTKKKIIIFSSSYPYGNTETFLHNEVLFLSKYFDIEIYPLYLKDTNDIPIDGLPSNVIYHEPFIKRNYVRRFLNGIFNTSPLLPYLSDLKSLFLNSIDKKYSLKEWILHLIAYRSILASSRFKNVFKESITSNTIIYFYWNNYPIGLFNVYNKNIFIRVHGGEVNFKRHANYIPLIRHRVVSKKNIKYLPISNDSASRLREISSNVYFVINRLGVNDLGLNPTPDLNVINIVSCSNVIKIKRVHLIIEALSKIKKKNINWIHYGDGPLLEELKYKSRSLPKNIKCSFPGRISNNEVLSGYKYKGVDLFINISETEGVPVSIMEALSFGIPCFATDVGGTSEIMDNTIGKLVEKDFNIDELTHFILNIKSLESENNYRENARLRWGSMCDSKFNYKKLYNIFN, from the coding sequence ATGACTAAAAAAAAGATAATCATTTTTTCTTCAAGTTACCCTTATGGTAATACTGAAACGTTTCTTCATAATGAAGTATTATTTTTGTCCAAGTATTTTGATATTGAAATTTATCCTTTGTATTTAAAGGATACTAATGATATACCAATCGATGGTTTACCTTCTAATGTTATTTATCATGAACCATTCATAAAAAGAAATTATGTTAGAAGATTTCTAAATGGAATATTTAATACAAGCCCGTTATTACCTTACCTATCGGATTTGAAAAGTTTATTTTTAAATTCTATTGATAAAAAATACTCCCTTAAAGAATGGATATTACATTTAATCGCATATAGAAGTATTCTTGCCAGTTCAAGGTTTAAAAATGTGTTTAAGGAATCTATTACATCCAACACGATAATATATTTTTATTGGAATAATTATCCTATTGGTTTATTTAATGTGTATAATAAAAATATATTTATTCGAGTGCATGGAGGAGAAGTTAATTTTAAACGCCATGCTAATTATATTCCATTAATTAGACATAGAGTAGTCAGTAAAAAAAATATCAAATACTTACCTATTTCTAATGATTCTGCATCTCGGTTGAGGGAAATATCTTCTAATGTTTATTTTGTTATAAACAGATTAGGAGTAAATGATTTAGGATTAAATCCAACCCCCGACCTTAATGTTATCAATATAGTCAGTTGCTCAAATGTTATTAAGATAAAGAGGGTACACTTAATAATAGAAGCCCTATCAAAAATAAAGAAGAAGAATATTAATTGGATCCATTATGGAGATGGACCATTGCTTGAAGAACTTAAGTATAAATCAAGATCACTACCTAAAAATATTAAGTGCTCATTTCCAGGTAGAATAAGTAATAATGAAGTGTTGTCCGGTTACAAATATAAAGGTGTTGATTTATTTATTAATATAAGTGAAACTGAGGGAGTTCCAGTTAGTATTATGGAGGCTCTTTCTTTTGGGATACCTTGTTTTGCGACTGATGTAGGCGGTACATCGGAAATTATGGATAACACAATCGGTAAATTAGTTGAAAAAGATTTTAATATCGATGAATTAACACATTTTATATTAAACATAAAGAGTTTGGAATCTGAAAATAATTATAGGGAAAATGCAAGGTTGAGATGGGGGTCTATGTGTGATTCAAAATTTAATTACAAGAAATTATATAATATATTTAACTAA
- a CDS encoding glycosyltransferase family 4 protein translates to MKCLHIANDYSGSKIYSNLFKHLDDNDFSQTVYTAIRRENLIDNNKIDFRNEKSQIYYRHILNIWTRVNFFHKKEKIFSDLLKELDNIESFDIIHAHTWFSDGAVAYELHKKYNIPYIIAVRSTDIKIFLKYFLHLRRYGIKILMNASKIIFISPSYRKMFIQNQFIKKRLKYFENKILIIPNGINQFWLNHINTKKSDYFGVFKILFIGTFIKRKNVHRLIKAVTNLNKSGFKCELLLVGGGGRYHYKILKLISKYSFIRYLGEVYDKNRLKDLLATSNLFAMPSYNETFGLVYAEALTQSTLIMYAQNDGVDGIYSEKTGVKINPFSVQSIESGILAIAENYKEYNFNPTEETKVNDWERIAKQYRNIYNFILNNDNS, encoded by the coding sequence ATGAAGTGTCTTCATATAGCAAATGATTACTCAGGGTCTAAAATTTATTCAAATTTATTTAAGCATTTAGATGATAATGATTTTTCTCAGACAGTGTATACAGCAATTAGGAGAGAAAATCTAATTGATAATAATAAGATTGATTTTAGAAACGAAAAATCTCAAATATACTACAGACATATATTAAATATATGGACAAGGGTTAATTTCTTTCATAAAAAAGAAAAAATATTCTCCGATTTGCTAAAAGAGTTAGATAATATAGAATCTTTTGATATTATTCATGCACATACATGGTTTAGTGATGGGGCAGTGGCGTACGAGCTACATAAAAAATATAATATACCATATATTATTGCAGTTAGAAGCACAGATATTAAAATATTCTTAAAGTATTTCTTGCATTTGAGAAGATATGGAATTAAAATTTTGATGAATGCAAGTAAAATAATTTTTATTTCTCCATCATACCGTAAAATGTTCATTCAAAATCAATTTATAAAGAAACGATTAAAATATTTTGAAAATAAAATTTTGATTATTCCTAATGGTATAAATCAATTTTGGTTAAATCATATTAATACAAAAAAAAGTGACTACTTTGGTGTGTTTAAGATTTTATTTATAGGAACTTTTATTAAAAGAAAGAATGTACACAGATTAATAAAGGCAGTCACAAATCTGAATAAAAGTGGTTTTAAATGTGAATTATTGCTAGTCGGAGGTGGCGGTAGATATCATTATAAAATATTAAAACTCATTTCCAAGTATAGTTTTATAAGATACCTAGGTGAAGTTTATGATAAAAACAGATTAAAGGATTTACTTGCAACATCCAATTTATTTGCAATGCCTTCTTATAATGAGACTTTTGGTTTAGTATATGCTGAAGCTCTAACACAAAGTACTTTAATTATGTATGCTCAGAATGATGGAGTTGATGGGATATATTCCGAAAAAACGGGAGTTAAAATCAATCCATTTAGTGTGCAATCTATTGAAAGTGGTATTTTAGCTATAGCAGAAAATTATAAAGAATATAATTTTAATCCAACTGAAGAGACAAAAGTTAACGATTGGGAAAGAATAGCAAAGCAATATAGAAATATATATAATTTTATATTAAATAATGACAACAGTTAG
- a CDS encoding glycosyltransferase family 2 protein: MTTVSIITPTYNSLEYINETIESIINQTYENWELLITDDCSADGTWELLKEYAEKDSRIKIFQLEFNSGPGVARNNSIQNASGRFISFCDSDDVWKPNKLEDQIKFLSDNDLPFTYSSYQKMDENGNLGGIINVPEKLSFNDLLKTCPIGCLTAIYDTEKIGKVYMPIIRKRQDYGLWLKIFKEIRETRGMQEVLAYYRVRTNSVSSNKLRAAKYHFKVLRTVAKVPFIKACYYFVLYAFSGLFKYLK; the protein is encoded by the coding sequence ATGACAACAGTTAGCATTATTACACCAACTTATAATTCTTTGGAATATATTAATGAAACCATTGAATCTATAATAAATCAAACATATGAAAATTGGGAGTTATTAATAACTGATGATTGTTCAGCAGATGGAACTTGGGAGTTGCTAAAAGAATATGCTGAGAAAGATTCAAGGATTAAAATTTTTCAATTAGAATTTAATTCTGGACCGGGAGTTGCACGTAATAATTCAATTCAAAATGCTTCAGGAAGATTTATTTCATTTTGCGATAGTGATGATGTATGGAAGCCGAATAAGTTAGAGGATCAGATTAAGTTTTTATCAGATAATGATCTTCCATTTACGTATTCCTCTTATCAAAAAATGGATGAAAATGGGAATTTAGGCGGTATTATTAATGTACCGGAAAAGTTGTCATTTAATGACCTTTTGAAAACTTGCCCTATTGGCTGTTTAACAGCAATTTATGATACCGAAAAAATAGGTAAGGTTTATATGCCCATTATAAGAAAAAGGCAAGATTATGGTCTTTGGTTGAAAATTTTTAAAGAAATTAGAGAAACCAGAGGTATGCAAGAAGTTTTAGCTTATTATAGAGTAAGGACTAACTCAGTTTCAAGTAATAAACTTAGAGCAGCAAAGTATCATTTTAAGGTATTGAGAACAGTAGCTAAGGTACCATTTATTAAGGCTTGTTATTATTTTGTGTTGTATGCATTTAGTGGATTATTTAAGTATTTAAAATAA
- a CDS encoding IS3 family transposase (programmed frameshift), with protein sequence MKKTRHTETQIIKILKSQESGQSVTDLCREHGISQATFYNWKSKYGGMDANQLKKMKEMEAELSQFKRMYADLAFENNALKNLIEKKPLRPVDKRAAVGYLVKEEHLSIRRACTALSLSISVYYYRFKAKTEDRHIIDELEKLAEAYPTYGFKKMYYLLRSKGYLWNHKRVYRVYVMMSLNIRRKRKRRLPARIKTPHIIPVDCNITWSMDFMQDTLISGKSFRTFNVIDDHNREALMIGIDTSLSARRIVRDLDRLISWRGTPKVVRVDNGPEFTSAVFDSWARKHSIKICFTQPGKPTQNSLIERFNGSYRKEVLDAHLFFELNQVRDQTQTWLWNYNNIRPHKSLGYKTPVNFVKQRSKTRFASLIIDQHLMENTIFESASI encoded by the exons ATGAAAAAAACAAGACACACCGAAACACAGATCATCAAGATCTTAAAGTCCCAGGAATCCGGACAATCCGTGACTGACCTATGCCGGGAACATGGGATCAGCCAGGCCACTTTTTATAATTGGAAGAGCAAATATGGAGGTATGGATGCCAACCAACTTAAGAAGATGAAAGAGATGGAGGCAGAACTGTCCCAGTTCAAACGGATGTATGCCGATCTTGCTTTTGAAAACAATGCATTAAAAAACCTGATCGAAAAAAAGC CTCTAAGGCCTGTCGATAAACGAGCAGCAGTTGGATATTTAGTCAAAGAGGAACACTTAAGCATCCGGCGGGCCTGTACAGCACTCAGTCTAAGCATATCGGTTTACTATTATCGTTTTAAAGCCAAGACAGAGGATCGGCATATCATAGATGAATTAGAGAAATTGGCGGAGGCTTATCCTACATATGGTTTTAAAAAGATGTATTATTTGTTACGGTCCAAAGGATATCTGTGGAACCATAAACGGGTTTATAGGGTTTATGTGATGATGAGCCTGAACATTCGGCGAAAACGCAAGAGAAGGCTCCCTGCACGTATTAAAACACCACATATCATACCGGTGGACTGTAATATTACCTGGAGTATGGATTTTATGCAGGATACCTTGATAAGCGGGAAGAGTTTTAGAACTTTTAATGTGATTGATGACCATAACAGGGAAGCTCTTATGATAGGGATTGACACCTCACTGAGTGCCAGACGTATTGTGAGGGATCTGGACAGACTCATTAGTTGGAGAGGGACTCCTAAAGTAGTACGAGTGGATAATGGCCCAGAGTTCACTTCAGCTGTATTCGACTCCTGGGCACGTAAACACAGTATCAAAATTTGTTTCACACAACCCGGTAAACCAACTCAAAACTCTTTAATTGAGCGATTTAATGGCTCTTATAGAAAAGAGGTTTTAGATGCACATTTATTTTTTGAATTAAATCAGGTAAGAGATCAAACACAAACATGGCTATGGAATTACAATAATATCAGGCCACACAAGTCCTTGGGATATAAAACCCCAGTCAATTTTGTAAAGCAAAGAAGCAAAACGCGTTTTGCTTCCCTTATAATCGACCAACACTTAATGGAAAATACTATATTTGAAAGTGCTTCTATTTAG
- a CDS encoding Mu transposase domain-containing protein produces the protein MTFFSLAELNREIRKLLERYNNLLFQRKQGSRKERFQSVERSYLKPLPQTPYQIKGYKRAKVQKMGYVYFSPDKSYYSVPYRYIGKHTMIHYTQDTVEVYYNHRRIALHCRNPSKGEYNTNKGHLSSTHKAYTQWSPEYFKRLASPHGKHVVSCIERILAVTDYPETGYKRAMGVVQLHKTYGSERLNKACQRALQAGAISYRRISNILKNNMDKSTLFDQDLDQDKSHIPKHGNIRGASAYQ, from the coding sequence ATGACCTTCTTTTCTCTGGCAGAACTTAACAGGGAAATACGCAAACTTTTGGAGCGCTACAATAATCTTTTGTTCCAACGTAAGCAAGGCAGCCGTAAAGAACGCTTTCAATCTGTGGAGAGGTCCTATTTAAAGCCCTTGCCCCAAACACCCTACCAGATTAAAGGGTATAAAAGGGCTAAGGTACAGAAGATGGGGTATGTGTACTTTTCCCCAGACAAGAGCTACTACAGTGTTCCTTACCGTTATATTGGCAAACACACTATGATACACTATACCCAAGACACGGTGGAGGTATATTACAACCACCGACGTATAGCTCTTCATTGTCGTAACCCTTCTAAAGGGGAGTACAACACCAACAAGGGTCATCTCAGCAGCACCCATAAGGCCTACACGCAGTGGAGTCCAGAATATTTTAAGCGGTTAGCCAGTCCACATGGCAAGCATGTCGTATCGTGTATAGAACGGATATTGGCCGTAACCGATTACCCTGAAACAGGGTACAAGCGTGCCATGGGGGTGGTACAGCTACATAAGACCTATGGGAGCGAACGACTCAACAAAGCCTGTCAAAGGGCTTTACAGGCCGGTGCCATCTCTTACAGGCGCATCAGCAATATTTTGAAAAACAACATGGATAAATCAACCCTGTTTGACCAGGATCTTGATCAAGACAAGTCCCATATCCCCAAGCACGGGAACATCCGTGGGGCTTCGGCATATCAATAG
- the istB gene encoding IS21-like element helper ATPase IstB produces the protein MNNHQTIEKLQQMRLKAMAGLHHRYMNENQYQDLTADQYLALLVDHEWEDRQNKKIDRLRKAARFRQKASLEEIDYAQQRNLDKNTFHRLGTLDFISRKENIIITGASGTGKSYLAQALGYQACNMGLRVNYAITARLLKKFKLSKVDGTYLKDLQKLLKCNLLILDDFGLQAFDNHARETLMDIIDDRYNKTSTIIASQIPVSAWYDIIGRGPLPTQYWTVSLTPHTVLT, from the coding sequence ATGAACAATCACCAGACCATTGAAAAACTCCAACAGATGAGGCTTAAGGCCATGGCCGGGCTCCACCACAGGTACATGAACGAAAACCAATACCAAGACCTTACGGCCGATCAGTACCTGGCCTTATTGGTAGACCATGAATGGGAAGACCGGCAAAACAAAAAAATAGACCGGTTGCGAAAAGCAGCACGTTTTAGGCAAAAAGCCTCTTTGGAAGAGATCGATTACGCCCAGCAGCGCAACCTGGACAAGAACACCTTCCACCGGTTGGGAACACTGGATTTTATCTCCCGGAAGGAGAACATCATCATCACCGGGGCCAGTGGGACAGGTAAAAGTTACCTGGCACAGGCCTTGGGGTACCAAGCCTGTAACATGGGCCTCAGGGTTAATTATGCCATTACGGCACGGCTATTGAAAAAGTTCAAGCTCAGTAAAGTGGATGGTACCTACCTGAAGGATCTCCAAAAGCTGCTTAAATGTAATTTGTTGATCCTTGATGATTTTGGACTGCAGGCCTTTGATAATCATGCCAGGGAAACACTCATGGACATTATCGACGACCGTTACAATAAGACATCCACCATTATTGCTTCCCAAATCCCAGTCTCTGCATGGTATGACATTATTGGGAGGGGACCATTGCCGACGCAATACTGGACCGTATCGTTAACTCCTCACACCGTATTGACCTGA
- a CDS encoding SusC/RagA family TonB-linked outer membrane protein, which produces MKNTFINKIRLLLIGILLISLTLLTYNAWGMSTRLNYILNSPPLEGLREKQHQVRGVVTDSNGVPIPGVHVLISGTQTGTFTDNNGTYNISAHPTDVLIFSYVGFDIIEEAIDNRIEVNITLNESVTNLGAVTVNAGYYTVKEKERTGNISRVTAKDIELQPVANPLAAMQGRMPGVFIQQNTGVPGGNFSIQIRGRNSIASGNEPLYIVNGVPLNTDLITSSLGINIINRGSPLNGIDLSGVESIEVLKDADATAIYGSRGANGVVLITTKKGSIGKTRFGLDIQTGLGSVANKLDLLNSKQYVMMREEAFANDGIEPTVANARDLLLWDADSYTDWQEKLIGGTAYLTNLQGSISGGKEHTTFRIGGGLREETTVFPGDFKYQKASGHVQLNHFSEDRRFNATFSGNYVSEVNDLLNQDLTSFIFMPPVTPIPYTKDGNLNWGPEGGSFNNPFAILEKEYKVRTENLVSNLTLSYELTERLKVKIATGYSTANIREVQITPMASINPTQLAYSKPNANFNHHFTKSWIIEPQLEFKHRSGKSEFNILLGSSFQKNDTEGQSIYATDFSNDLLLENLDAAGTTLVSSRYNNYNYQAIFGRLNYNYNSKYILNVTGRRDGSSRFGPGKRFANFGAVGAAWVFSNEGLVKQGLPFLSFGKFRGSYGITGNDQIGDYQYLDSYSSALYTYQGTSGLYPTRLFNPLYSWETNKKLEAAIDLGFIRDRIRLSAAWFQNRSSNQLVAYPLPATTGFLSIQDNLNALVENTGLELELNTLNIDNDSFRWTTAANISFTKNTLLKYPNLENSAYAQVYEIGKSLSLMRKYHALGVNPQTGIYEFEDIDGDGMIKHPNDLQSLVELDPEFYGGIENTFSYKNLQFNILFQFVKQTGYNPLFLSGTAPGAMSNKPIEVLERWQQPGDITHIPQFTQSTSTEAYTAFRNSRSYGDNRFIDASFVRLKTISLSYLLSNGLLKNSKTSLYIQGQNLLTITGYKGFDPEYTTSLKLPPLKMFTMGVQIIF; this is translated from the coding sequence ATGAAAAATACCTTTATAAACAAGATCAGGTTGCTACTTATTGGCATTCTGCTCATTTCCTTAACCCTATTGACATACAATGCCTGGGGCATGTCAACCAGACTTAACTATATATTAAACTCCCCTCCTCTGGAGGGGTTGAGGGAGAAGCAACATCAGGTTCGGGGTGTGGTTACAGACTCCAACGGAGTTCCGATTCCGGGAGTTCATGTTCTCATTTCAGGTACGCAAACCGGTACATTTACCGATAATAACGGTACCTATAACATTAGCGCCCACCCCACCGATGTTTTAATCTTTTCTTATGTAGGTTTTGATATCATTGAAGAAGCTATCGACAACCGTATAGAAGTGAATATTACCCTTAACGAATCGGTAACTAATCTGGGAGCGGTAACCGTTAATGCAGGCTATTATACGGTTAAGGAAAAGGAGCGTACCGGAAATATTAGCAGGGTAACAGCAAAAGACATTGAATTGCAACCTGTTGCTAATCCTCTAGCTGCCATGCAAGGACGTATGCCGGGGGTGTTTATACAACAGAACACCGGAGTGCCCGGCGGAAACTTTAGTATACAAATACGTGGACGTAATAGTATTGCCAGTGGTAATGAACCGCTTTATATAGTGAATGGAGTACCCTTGAATACAGATCTTATAACATCTAGCCTTGGAATTAATATTATCAATCGTGGGAGCCCATTAAATGGTATAGACCTAAGCGGCGTAGAAAGTATTGAAGTACTTAAAGATGCCGATGCAACTGCCATTTATGGCTCCCGTGGTGCCAATGGGGTAGTACTTATTACCACTAAAAAAGGAAGTATAGGTAAAACCCGTTTTGGTCTGGACATACAGACTGGCTTGGGAAGTGTAGCCAATAAACTGGATTTACTCAACAGTAAGCAGTATGTAATGATGCGTGAAGAAGCTTTTGCTAATGATGGGATTGAGCCCACCGTTGCCAATGCCCGCGATCTCTTGCTTTGGGATGCTGACAGCTATACCGACTGGCAGGAGAAGCTGATAGGTGGGACGGCATACCTGACCAATCTTCAGGGTTCAATATCGGGCGGGAAGGAGCATACCACATTTAGAATAGGTGGTGGATTGCGGGAAGAAACCACTGTTTTTCCGGGTGATTTCAAATATCAAAAAGCTTCCGGGCATGTACAACTGAACCATTTTTCTGAGGACAGACGTTTTAATGCTACATTTTCGGGTAATTATGTTTCGGAGGTAAACGATCTCTTAAATCAAGATTTAACCTCTTTCATCTTTATGCCACCAGTTACTCCTATACCATACACTAAAGACGGGAATCTAAACTGGGGGCCTGAAGGGGGAAGTTTTAATAACCCTTTTGCCATTTTAGAGAAAGAATACAAGGTAAGAACAGAAAATCTGGTAAGTAACCTCACATTAAGTTATGAGTTAACGGAGAGGCTTAAGGTTAAAATAGCTACGGGATATTCCACTGCCAACATACGCGAGGTTCAGATTACCCCAATGGCCTCTATAAATCCCACCCAATTGGCATATTCTAAACCCAATGCAAATTTTAACCATCATTTTACCAAATCCTGGATTATAGAACCACAGTTGGAATTTAAGCACAGATCAGGGAAAAGCGAATTTAATATACTTTTAGGAAGTAGCTTTCAAAAAAACGATACCGAAGGACAATCTATTTATGCTACGGACTTCTCTAATGACCTATTATTGGAGAACTTGGATGCTGCCGGCACTACCTTGGTATCCTCACGCTATAACAATTATAATTACCAGGCAATATTTGGGAGACTAAACTACAACTATAATTCGAAGTATATTTTAAATGTCACTGGGCGCCGAGACGGATCTTCACGCTTTGGTCCCGGAAAGCGTTTTGCCAATTTTGGCGCAGTAGGAGCTGCATGGGTTTTTTCAAACGAGGGGCTTGTAAAACAGGGATTACCATTTCTGAGTTTTGGCAAATTCCGGGGTAGTTATGGGATCACCGGTAATGACCAAATAGGAGATTACCAATACCTGGACTCATATTCTTCCGCTCTTTACACATATCAAGGAACTTCCGGCCTATACCCTACCCGCCTTTTTAACCCTCTATACAGCTGGGAAACCAATAAAAAGCTGGAAGCTGCTATTGATCTGGGATTTATAAGGGATCGCATCAGGCTTTCCGCCGCTTGGTTTCAAAATCGATCGTCAAACCAGTTGGTAGCTTATCCGCTTCCAGCAACAACTGGTTTTTTATCCATTCAGGATAACTTAAACGCTCTAGTTGAAAATACCGGGTTAGAATTAGAACTCAATACATTAAACATAGACAATGACTCTTTTAGATGGACAACTGCTGCTAATATAAGTTTTACTAAAAATACTTTATTGAAATATCCGAACCTAGAAAATTCAGCATATGCTCAGGTCTATGAAATAGGTAAATCGCTTAGTTTAATGCGTAAATATCATGCATTGGGTGTAAATCCGCAAACGGGAATTTATGAATTTGAAGATATCGATGGTGATGGCATGATCAAGCATCCCAATGACTTGCAATCGCTAGTTGAGTTGGATCCTGAATTTTACGGAGGAATAGAAAACACCTTTTCATACAAAAACTTACAATTTAATATTCTTTTCCAGTTTGTAAAGCAGACAGGGTATAATCCTCTTTTTCTATCAGGAACTGCTCCCGGAGCAATGAGCAATAAACCCATAGAGGTTTTGGAGAGGTGGCAACAACCCGGAGATATAACTCACATACCCCAATTTACGCAAAGCACCTCTACTGAGGCTTACACAGCATTTAGGAATAGTCGTTCTTATGGTGACAATCGGTTTATAGACGCCTCCTTTGTAAGACTTAAAACCATATCACTTTCGTACCTTTTATCAAACGGTTTGCTTAAGAACTCTAAGACCAGTCTTTATATACAGGGGCAAAATCTATTGACCATAACCGGATACAAAGGGTTTGATCCCGAATATACTACCTCACTTAAACTGCCTCCCTTAAAGATGTTTACCATGGGAGTGCAAATCATTTTTTAA